A genomic segment from Daphnia carinata strain CSIRO-1 chromosome 1, CSIRO_AGI_Dcar_HiC_V3, whole genome shotgun sequence encodes:
- the LOC130695966 gene encoding uncharacterized protein LOC130695966, whose amino-acid sequence MSALPPLTITKLDGNSLNYQMFKSKFMTLYHKRCSDNLIRLAHLQELLATHVLNLVADCVHDPSKYEVVWHRLDQEYGRTTIMAQTHLNNLLRLPSVQPNDSASLKTFSNKLHGAVSALSNKGLASELESLGNLMHVVTKLPKTLRERWGGKVMKMHPAVPSIVDLDDWLTLQSKGSDFAKLMAGLSTFPKIPPVVPKKNGKGYPTPYVSTINHVTTSMSETNLLQTKGGGLRVKPPNTTSFSQTRGSPTCFVCKESIHRIGECNTFK is encoded by the coding sequence ATGTCAGCACTTCCACCTCTCACCATCACCAAGTTAGACGGGAACTCGTTGAACTACCAAATGTTCAAGTCGAAGTTTATGACGCTGTACCACAAACGGTGCAGCGACAATTTAATTCGACTAGCGCATCTGCAGGAGTTGCTTGCTACGCATGTTCTTAACTTGGTAGCTGATTGTGTGCACGACCCAAGCAAGTACGAAGTGGTCTGGCATCGACTCGATCAAGAATATGGCCGCACCACTATCATGGCTCAAACGCATCTGAATAATCTCCTTCGACTTCCGTCTGTGCAGCCGAACGACAGCGCCAGTTTGAAGACATTCTCCAACAAGCTTCACGGAGCAGTCTCCGCCCTGTCAAACAAAGGACTTGCGAGCGAGCTGGAATCGCTGGGCAACCTCATGCACGTCGTCACCAAACTGCCGAAGACCTTGAGGGAAAGATGGGGAGgaaaggtgatgaagatgcatCCCGCTGTACCTTCAATTGTCGATCTGGACGACTGGTTAACCCTCCAGTCGAAGGGTTCAGATTTCGCAAAATTAATGGCGGGGCTGTCAACATTTCCTAAAATTCCACCAGTCGTGCCCAAGAAGAATGGGAAAGGGTATCCAACTCCTTATGTTTCGACCATCAATCACGTCACCACCTCAATGTCTGAAACAAACTTGCTGCAAACAAAAGGAGGAGGTTTGCGGGTGAAACCACCCAATACAACCTCGTTTAGCCAAACAAGAGGCAGCCCAACATGCTTTGTTTGCAAAGAGTCAATCCACAGAATTGGAGAGTGTAACACTTTCAAGTAG
- the LOC130695954 gene encoding uncharacterized protein LOC130695954, with the protein MRFRLNRIAWIADIEKAFLNIALHPEDSEAVRFLWVTEPETSGSPLVAYKWKRVPFGLSSSPFLLRVTLNKHLDGMEPLYSTTVKQLKEQIYVDDYLGGADSIPTAKNRIQETKAIFQEAKLNMRSWVTNDKTLRKFLSEKGLINPIVKIFTQKLEEGQPKVLGIRWDTESDTFQFDPAPIIEAATELGDLVTKRNILRISARVFDPIGFLAPTTLLLKIIYQKLWEAEIDWDVEAPPEIAQTWITAMTGLNEFAKLKIPRWIGHSKRVIQSAEIHVFGDASEAAYGAVAYARLQTKNNETSIHFLASKTKVAPLPKKKVTLPRLELLGSLLAARLGEKLKNFLHTESWRTIFWTDSLVALGWIRGDPNRWKPFVRNQVEAIRKLSGVSWWRHCPGIHNPADLASRGAPASALVHSELWWNGPPWLKEETEWPDSTPDAGETSIHEKIEAEAKGKTVIMSVVTVEPATPMEWQLERIPSWNRLLRRTAWMLRFLHKNRPINRTQIRTPIKIGDEKEILVDHLTVEELTKAELLIYRQLQKEAFPKTFQDLQEGRQPHHKEKIAKLRPVWDERDKLIRVTGRVELALRDRDIEPAILLPTHHPVVKLLIADRHVSLKHAGVKTTLSDLRERFWIIKGRQQTKSVWHACVKCQRLTSPPFTEVAAPLPLNRLKQAKAFEITGVDFAGPLYYKHPISRKKRKQAELTTSVDPPQTDDPSVETPAEPPAMEQTEEKENLQPDDSGKKKKGTIKQPKSYACLFTCAVTRAVHLELTKTMSARDFLLAFRRFSARRGNVSVMYSDNAQTFRCVSKHLKVLRSDPAIHDLLAMRKTEWIFSASLAPWWGGFWERMVRTMKDLLRRSNGRACLEYDELEVSLIETESVVNARPLTYVAEGSDDPLPITPNQFLNNRRSNCTPPEPVINLLTPDPTNARLIEMDHLRRDYVKDTCERFVNDYLLQVDNFHCKGGPGRKIRVGEVVTIHDDNTKRLMWTVGVVKELISSRDGLIRSVTVKTPNGNLINRAIQSLHPLELREDQPDDVEVLPAPEMEPEEDTTPSVSAASPVEESEPWSTGSAFVLLYFNCKMSETQGIATNPTKEEPTTAVKTAESGPVYHGGSTGVISKLTKEESEVAFKIAEPGPDRNGGNMSHDLSIPSVTQSRGLRKREHTTLSTRIHDCIRQHRQGIRLSKGQLSIWRTELVRALPHPHHHGQSTCWSNAEESGQESEANRQKNRGKELSICPTIHRLAPSNSQRATQNLILVSSANLSIL; encoded by the exons ATGCGATTCCGATTAAATCGGATCGCATGGAtagcagatattgaaaaagcttttttaaacatcgccCTGCATCCTGAAGACTCAGAAGCAGTACGATTCCTGTGGGTAACGGAACCAGAAACATCTGGCTCCCCTTTAGTTGCTTACAAATGGAAGCGAGTTCCATTTGGACTCAGTTCCAGCCCATTCTTGCTTAGAGTTACCCTCAACAAGCATTTGGATGGAATGGAGCCACTGTACTCCACTACAGTAAAACAGCTAAAAGAGCAAATTTACGTCGACGACTACCTAGGTGGCGCCGACAGCATTCCCACAGCCAAAAACAGGATTCAGGAAACAAAGGCCATCTTCCAGGAGGCTAAACTCAACATGCGAAGCTGGGTGACAAACGACAAAACACTTCGCAAATTTCTCAGTGAGAAGGGGCTTATCAACCCCATTGTCAAAATCTTCACTCAGAAACTGGAAGAGGGCCAACCAAAGGTCCTAGGCATTCGGTGGGACACCGAATCCGACACATTCCAATTCGACCCCGCGCCCATCATTGAAGCCGCAACAGAATTGGGGGACCTTGTCACcaaaagaaatatcctacgGATATCGGCAAGAGTGTTTGATCCCATTGGGTTCTTAGCACCCACTACACTCCTGCTAAAAATCATCTACCAGAAGCTTTGGGAAGCAGAAATTGACTGGGACGTCGAAGCGCCGCCGGAAATTGCACAAACATGGATAACTGCTATGACTGGGTTGAACGAGTTCgccaaattgaaaatcccCCGCTGGATAGGCCACTCGAAAAGGGTCATACAATCAGCAGAAATTCACGTCTTCGGGGATGCTTCTGAGGCGGCGTATGGAGCCGTTGCTTACGCAAGgctccaaacaaaaaacaacgaaaccagCATTCACTTTCTAGCCAGTAAAACGAAAGTGGCACctctcccaaagaaaaaagttaccCTACCTCGACTGGAGTTATTAGGCTCGCTTCTAGCCGCAAGGCTaggagaaaaactgaaaaattttcttcacACAGAGTCATGGCGAACCATATTTTGGACAGACTCTTTGGTAGCACTTGGGTGGATCAGAGGAGATCCTaacagatggaaaccatttgtTAGGAACCAAGTGGAAGCTATCAGAAAGCTGTCTGGAGTGAGTTGGTGGCGGCACTGCCCGGGCATACACAATCCTGCGGATCTTGCCTCGCGGGGAGCGCCAGCGTCAGCGCTGGTACACTCCGAGCTATGGTGGAATGGTCCACCATGGCTTAAAGAAGAAACAGAATGGCCGGATTCAACACCCGATGCAGGAGAAACAAGCATCCACGAAAAGATCGAAGCGGAAGCCAAAGGAAAAACCGTCATCATGTCGGTGGTTACCGTGGAACCAGCTACCCCAATGGAATGGCAGCTGGAACGAATTCCATCATGGAATCGACTACTTCGACGAACCGCCTGGATGCTTAGGTTCCTCCACAAGAATCGCCCCATCAACAGAACGCAAATCAGAACTCCAATCAAGATAggagacgaaaaggaaatactGGTAGACCATCTGACAGTAGAGGAACTGACGAAGGCGGAGCTACTGATCTACAGGCAGCTCCAAAAAGAAGCATTTCCAAAGACGTTCCAAGACCTACAAGAGGGAAGGCAACCACACCACAAGGAGAAAATTGCCAAACTCCGACCCGTGTGGGATGAAAGAGACAAGCTGATCAGAGTGACCGGAAGGGTCGAATTGGCACTAAGAGACAGGGACATTGAACCTGCCATACTGCTGCCCACTCACCACCCAGTCGTCAAATTGCTCATCGCAGATAGGCACGTCTCACTTAAACACGCCGGAGTGAAAACTACCCTCTCCGATTTACGGGAACGTTTTTGGATTATCAAAGGGCGTCAGCAGACCAAATCTGTTTGGCATGCCTGCGTCAAGTGCCAACGGCTAACTTCACCACCATTTACTGAAGTAGCTGCACCTCTACCACTGAATCGCTTGAAACAAGCGAAAGCCTTCGAAATCACGGGTGTGGATTTCGCAGGGCCATTGTATTACAAACACCCAATATCACGTAAGAAACGCAAGCAAGCGGAACTTACGACCTCCGTGGATCCCCCACAAACGGATGATCCAAGTGTGGAGACTCCAGCCGAGCCTCCAGCCATGGAACaaacggaggaaaaagaaaacctccaaCCGGACGACtcaggcaagaagaaaaagggtacaATCAAGCAACCCAAAAGTTATGCCTGCTTATTCACCTGTGCGGTGACTAGGGCCGTCCACCTGGAGTTGACTAAAACCATGTCAGCACGTGACTTTCTCCTAGCCTTCAGAAGATTTTCAGCTAGGAGAGGTAACGTGTCTGTCATGTATTCGGATAACGCACAAACATTTAGGTGCGTTTCCAAACACTTAAAGGTCTTGAGATCCGATCCAGCGATCCATGACCTCCTAGCCATGCGAAAAACCGAGTGGATCTTCTCCGCCAGCCTAGCCCCATGGTGGGGAGGCTTCTGGGAACGCATGGTTAGGACAATGAAAGACCTACTACGGCGTTCCAATGGCCGTGCGTGTCTAGAATACGACGAGTTGGAAGTCAGTTTGATCGAGACAGAAAGCGTAGTGAACGCAAGGCCACTCACCTACGTGGCAGAGGGGAGtgatgatccacttcccatCACTCCGAACCAATTTCTGAACAACAGACGATCTAATTGCACTCCCCCGGAGCCAGTAATTAATCTACTGACTCCCGACCCAACCAACGCACGACTCATCGAAATGGACCACCTACGTAGAGACTATGTCAAGGACACTTGCGAGCGATTCGTCAATGACTACTTGCTCCAAGTAGACAATTTTCACTGCAAGGGAGGACCTGGACGCAAGATCCGAGTAGGCGAAGTTGTCACCATCCACGATGACAACACGAAACGACTTATGTGGACCGTCGGTGTGGTGAAAGAGCTGATTTCCAGCCGAGACGGGCTGATTCGATCTGTAACGGTCAAGACCCCTAACGGAAACTTGATCAACCGAGCGATTCAGTCCCTACACCCCCTGGAATTACGCGAGGACCAGCCCGACGACGTTGAAGTACTACCCGCGCCGGAAAtggagccggaagaagacaCAACTCCATCCGTGTCAGCTGCCAGCCCGGTCGAAGAGAGCGAACCGTGGAGCACGGGCTCTG CATTTGTGCTACTCTACTTCAATTGCAAGATGAGTGAGACCCAAGGAATTGCCACGAATCCCACCAAGGAAGAACCTACAACGGCCGTAAAAACCGCTGAGTCGGGGCCGGTTTACCATGGAGGAAGTACAGGAGTCATCTCAAAACTCACCAAGGAAGAATCTGAAGTAGCCTTTAAAATCGCTGAGCCGGGGCCAGATCGCAATGGTGGAAATATGAGTCATGACTTGTCAATTCCCAGTGTTACTCAATCACGAGGTCTACGGAAGAGGGAGCATACCACGCTGTCGACCAGGATCCACGACTGTATCCGCCAACATCGTCAAGGCATTCGTctcagcaaaggccaattgAGCATCTGGCGCACCGAACTCGTTCGCGCATTACCCCATCCTCACCACCACGGGCAGTCAACCTGTTGGAGCAATGCAGAAGAGTCGGGACAAGAGAGCGAAGCAAATAGACAGAAAAATAGGGGCAAAGAACTATCGATATGTCCAACGATCCATCGTTTAGCACCCAGCAACAGTCAAAGAGCGACCCAAAATCTGATTCTAGTCTCATCTGCCAACTTGTCGATTCTTTGA
- the LOC130695943 gene encoding uncharacterized protein LOC130695943, with the protein MSDVQKFDYLKEYLKGEAYLCVENLELTAANYNIAIAELKRVYAKPKALIQTHLCKFDNLAPVKTMADVSALRKLQLTVQSHINALETLGVRKESFGGLLGTKLMKLLPAELQKEWSSSEENDITDIASLLNFIRDEVDAAERYSRWKSETTKTPQQSTSPSPAKPIHAATASQLAIGARSQPAPHTSKNSRQFVPPSNTPFRRQDNFIMRECTRPCIFCGEVHYPTVCPVNLKEKKAIIAKLKRCVRCFSANHETLNCTTNYTCKHCQAIHHTALCDKKQTRFAHQTVNGNSAITNVTASAASANTPGNLVVKTATVNVVGPNGKQTRAILFIDDGSHRSWVTRSISKLLDLKVVAVENIGTRVFKQRKPNPVEKTNSVELTFRGTWHGAPLVKITALETDYIGDTGPYAHTTFAQKLWLDNERMADDRFETNSQEKDVGILIGVDQMFEIIPNEAAIQSPCGLRAYNTKLGRMIVGPSKEKNSKKGKALIQQMLQCSSFSAQSVASYAAGCLNSNYTFTTLPEEKEKTPDVKEKKESSSPHPTSMEEISIENSKIKEKKKTVKEELKRQTDFDLSLFWKLEHFAILDDCDAVEPDDPLGSFGDKITRQKDGRYCTPIPWKTDKWRLEKNFLMAKGRLESLLNRLKKTPALLSAYHQEIEQLRVQNFVEKADLNYDGLHTYLPHHPVIRQDKTTTKIRPVFDGAA; encoded by the coding sequence ATGTCGGATGTCCAAAAATTCGACTACttaaaagaatatttaaaaggGGAAGCGTACTTGTGCGTTGAAAATCTGGAACTCACCGCAGCAAACTACAACATAGCCATAGCAGAGCTAAAAAGAGTCTACGCTAAACCAAAGGCTCTTATTCAAACTCATTTATGCAAGTTTGACAACCTAGCTCCTGTCAAGACAATGGCAGACGTATCGGCGCTGAGAAAATTGCAGCTCACAGTCCAGTCTCATATTAACGCCTTGGAAACCCTCGGGGTtcgaaaagaatcatttgGAGGACTCCTTGGCacaaaactaatgaaattGCTTCCTGCAGAATTGCAGAAAGAGTGGTCGAGctctgaagaaaacgacatcaCAGACATCGCATCCCTACTGAATTTCATCAGGGATGAAGTTGACGCAGCGGAGAGGTACAGCCGATGGAAATCGGAAACCACAAAAACGCCACAACAGTCAACATCGCCAAGTCCAGCGAAACCAATACACGCTGCCACAGCATCACAGCTGGCGATTGGAGCCAGATCACAACCAGCTCCACACACCAGCAAAAACTCCAGACAATTTGTGCCACCGTCAAACACACCTTTTAGGAGACAGGACAATTTTATCATGCGAGAATGCACAAGACCATGCATTTTCTGCGGGGAAGTTCACTACCCCACGGTTTGTCCAGTgaacctaaaagaaaaaaaggccatcatcGCTAAGCTGAAAAGGTGCGTCAGATGCTTCAGTGCAAACCACGAAACTCTGAACTGCACCACAAACTACACTTGCAAACATTGCCAAGCCATTCATCACACGGCTCTCTGCGACAAAAAGCAGACACGTTTTGCGCACCAAACTGTTAATGGCAACAGCGCCATCACAAATGTTACGGCGTCTGCTGCAAGCGCAAACACCCCAGGCAATCTCGTGGTGAAGACAGCTACAGTAAATGTAGTAGGcccaaatggcaaacaaacaagagccattttatttatagacgACGGCAGCCATAGATCTTGGGTCACAAGATctatttcaaaattgttggaTCTCAAAGTGGTGGCAGTGGAAAACATCGGTACCAGAGTTTTCAAGCAACGAAAACCCAATCCAGTGGAAAAGACAAATTCAGTCGAGCTGACATTTAGGGGCACTTGGCATGGTGCCCCACTCGTCAAAATTACAGCACTAGAAACGGACTACATTGGAGACACTGGTCCATATGCCCACACAACATTCGCACAAAAATTGTGGCTGGACAACGAAAGAATGGCTGACGACAGGTTCGAGACAAACAGCCAGGAAAAAGATGTCGGGATTTTAATAGGAGTCGACCAGATGTTTGAAATCATCCCTAACGAAGCAGCTATCCAAAGCCCGTGTGGCCTAAGGGCCTACAACACAAAACTTGGGCGGATGATAGTTGGAccttctaaagaaaaaaattcgaaaaaaggcaaagcatTGATCCAGCAAATGCTGCAATGCAGTAGTTTCTCTGCCCAATCAGTAGCTTCATATGCAGCCGGCTGCCTTAATTCAAACTACACTTTTACAACTCTtccagaagaaaaggagaaaacgccggatgtaaaggagaaaaaggaatcTTCATCTCCCCACCCGACCTCTATGGAAGAAATTTCCATAGAGAACTccaaaattaaagaaaaaaagaagactgtAAAAGAGGAATTAAAGAGGCAGACGGACTTTGATCTATCCTTGTTTTGGAAGCTAGAACACTTCGCCATTTTAGACGATTGCGATGCAGTGGAGCCAGACGATCCTCTAGGCTCCTTTGGAGACAAAATCACCCGTCAAAAAGATGGGCGATACTGCACCCCAATCCCATGGAAAACGGATAAGTGGAGGTTGGAGAAAAATTTCCTGATGGCTAAAGGAAGACTGGAGAGTCTTTTAAACAGACTCAAGAAAACGCCAGCGCTTCTATCGGCTTACCACCAGGAGATCGAGCAACTCAGAGTCCAAAACTTCGTAGAAAAGGCAGACCTAAACTACGATGGACTCCACACTTATCTGCCACATCATCCTGTCATCCGACAGGATAAAACAACCACGAAAATCCGACCGGTCTTTGATGGAGCGGCTTAG